In the genome of Bradyrhizobium sp. CB3481, the window CTCATGGGCGTCGCTGAGCCTGGTCACCGTCACGTAATCGGCCCCTGCCTCGTAGAGATCGTTGACCTCGGCCAAGATCTCCGCGGTCGCAACGATCTTGGCGGTCGGATTCAGCGAGCGGACGTGGCGGACCAGCTTTTCGTTGTCGGCGCCCTTGAGCAGCGAGTCGGGGATGCTGAGGATGATTAGCTCGGCCTTAGCCACGCCGGCGTGCACCAGCGTATCGACATTGCTGATGTCGCCATAGACCACATGCATGCCGCGGTCCGTCAGGGTGCGGAACACCAGCGGGTTGAAATCGATCACAGTGATCTGCTCGAGCACCGGCGGATTGCGGCGCTCGATCTCGGCGACCAGCGCGCTGGCGGCGCGGAAGAAGCCGAGGATGACGATCCGGCGGGCCTCGCCATGGCCGCCCTCGTGGCCGCCTTCCCCTTCATGCTTGTGATCGAGATCGCGCAGCCCAATACCCTTCAGGAGGCCGATCAGGCCGCGCGTGACCTGATCGCTGCGGCCCATGACGAAGGTGCTCAGCACCGCCAGCACCACGAAGGCGAAGGATGCCGCGCTCGACGTCTCCTTGCTGATATGGTTGGCGAGCGCGCCGGTCTGGATCACCACCAGCGAGAATTCCGAGATCTGCGCCAGGTTGATCGCCGGCAGCAGGCTGGCGCGCAGGCCCTGGTTCATCAGATAGAGCGGCAGGAAGGTGGTCACCATGCGGCTCACGACGGTAAACGCCGCGATCGTCAGCGCCAGCCCGATCACGGAGGCGCCGGGGATCGGAATGGTCATGCCGAGCGAGACAAAGAACAGCGTGATGAAGAAGTCGCGCAGCGTCGTCACTTTCGCGGTGACATCGAGCGCATAGGGGAATGTCGAGAGCGAGACGCCGGCAACCAGCGAACCCATCTCGCGCGACAGATGCAGCCGTTCCGCGATCTCGCCGATCAGAAAGCACCAGGCCAGCGCCCCGAGCAGGATCAGTTCCGGCCGCCGCGCGATCTGGTGGAACAGCCACGGCAGCACGTAGCGGCTGAGCACGAGTGCAACGCCGACCAGCACGCCGACCCGGGCGATCGACAGCAGGATCACGCTCACCTGCAGATTGTCGAGGCTCGGCTGCACCGCCAGGAACAGGATCGCGAAGATGTCCTGCAGCACCAGCACGCCAAGCGTGATCCGGCCCGGCAGCGTATCGAGCTCACGTTTCTCGTACAGCACCTTGACGATGATGACCGTGCTCGACAGCGCGCAGGCAACGCACAGATACAGCGCGTCAAAATGACCCGAACCCATCGACAGGCCGATGGCGATGAAGAACAGGATGCCAAGCACGACGCCGCCGATCAACTGCCCGCCGGCGGCAAACAGGATCACCTTGCCGGCGCGCACGATTTTCTTCAGGTCGATTTCCAGCCCGATCATGAACAGCATGAAGATCAGGCCGAGTTCGGAGATGACGTTGATCGATTCCTGGGACTTGACCCAGCCCATGCCGAATGGACCAATGAAGAACCCGGCGATAAGGTAGGCCAGGATCAGCGGCTGCCGGGAGAAATGCGCCAACAGGCCGAGCACCCAGGCGAACAGGATGCATAAGGTGATATCGCGAATAAGCTCGTGCATGGTTCCGGACTTCCCCTTCTTGCAACCTAGAGGTCCCGGCGCAAGGGTCAAACAAGCAATGTGTCACAGCCATAGAATGGGGGCTTTTGTCGCGATTCTGGCCGCGATGTCGATCCTTTCCGCTCCCGCCGCCAGCACGCAGCCCGCCGGCACCATCGAGCAGAACTTCGCCGCCTCCCTCACCGCGGTGCCTTCGGAAAATCTCGCAGTATCCGGCGCATTTTATGTCCCGGTCTACTCCAGCGTCTCGATGAGCCAGGGCAAGCTGCGGGCGGATTTTGCCGTCACGCTCAGCGTCCACAACACGTCCGAGACCCGCCCGCTGGTTTTGAAGCGGATCGCCTATTTCGACACATCAGGCAAGATGGTGGAGAGCTATCTCAAGGCGCCAGTTGCGCTAAAACCGTTCGCAACCGTCGAAGTCTTCATTGCAGCGAACGATGTGCGCGGAGGAACAGGCGCCAATTTCGTGGTCGACTGGGCGGCCACCGGTGAGATCGCCGAGCCCGCCGTCGAGGCCCTGATGTTCGGCAGCGTCGGCGCCGGGCATTATGCCTTCATCAGCCAGGGACGGCCGATCAGGATCATCAGGAACTAGCCTGCCGGAAGGCTTGCAACGCCTTCTCAACGAAAACAAAACGGGAGTGAATATCCATGTCCACTGCAACCCCCTTCGACTTTTCAGCCCTGCTGCCTGCCGGACTGCCGGCGCCGGCGGCGCGGTGGACGGGACTTGCCAAATACAGTTTCGTCGGCGGCAACAACGATCCCGAGCAGGTACCTGTCGACGGCCTGATCGAGGCGGTCAATGCCGTGCTCCGGCGCGAGGGCAAGACGCTGGCGACCTATGGGCTTGCCAGCGGGCCGCAGGGCTATCGCCCTTTGCGCGAATTCCTTACCACCAAGCTCAAGCGCGACGCCGGGATCAGCTGCACGGCCGACGACATCATGATCGTCTCGGGCTCACTGCAGGCGCTCGACCTCGTCAACCAGACCCTGCTGGCCCGCGGCGACACCGTGCTGGTCGAGCAGGAGACCTATCAGGGCGCACTGACCCGCCTGACACGGCTTGGCGTCAACGCGGTCGGCGTGCCCCTCGACGAACACGGCATGCGGATGGATGCGCTGGCGGCTGTTCTCGCCGATCACAAGCGGCGCGGCATCACGCCGAAATACATCTACACCATCCCGACCGTGCAGAACCCGACCGGCTCCATCCTGCCGGAGGCGCGGCGCGCCGAGATGCTGAAACTGTCGCAGGAATACGGCGTGCCGATCTTCGAGGACGACTGCTACGCCGACCTGATCTGGAAGGGCGAGCGCCCGCCCGCGATCTATGCCATGAGCCAGCATGGCGGCGTCATCCACATCGGCTCGTTCTCGAAGTCGATTGCCCCTGCCCTGCGCGTCGGTTTCATCGTCGCGCCCTGGGAAATGATGTCGCGGATGCTGGCGCTGAAGACCGACGCCGGCAGCGGCGCGCTGGAGCAGATGGTGCTGGCGGAATATTGCGCGCCGCATTTTGCAACCCATGTGCCGAAGCTGACGCGCGGCCTGCGCGCCAAGCTCGATACATTGATGGAAGCGCTCAACGAACAGTTCGGCACCGCGGCCGAATTCGAAGCGCCCGAGGGCGGCATCTTCCTGTGGGTGAAGCTGCCCGACAATGTCGATACGCTAAAGCTCTATCAGGCCGCGCTCGCCGCCGGCGTCGCCATCAATCCGGGACCGGAATGGTCGACCGACAAGGCCTATGCCGGCAGCCGCCTGCGGCTGTGCTTCGCCAGCCCGTCGCAGGAGCAGATCCGCGAGGGCGTCGCCGTGCTCGCCGAAGTCTGCCGCAAGGAATTCGGCGTACCGGCGCGGATTGCCAATGTGGAGAAGCGGGCGCGGAGCTAAGCAACCGATACGCGCGCCCGCCTCAAACACTTTCCGTCATCACCCGCGAAGGCGGTGATCCAGTATTCCAGAGACACTAGCGATCGAAGCGAGAGGCCGCGGCGTACTGGATGCCCCGCCGGAGCCTGTCATCGGGCTCGCCTTCGGCGAGACCCGGTGGCGTGATGAATTTTCCCGGTCCTTCACACATATCGACACCTGGGTGTTCGACCTCGTACGCAACGATCAATCCAGAGACCACCCGGGATATTCGCCATGTTCGGCTTCTTTCGCTCGGCCTGACTCTGTTTTTCCTCGCGCTACGGCTGTTGCCGTCAGGTCAGGCCGCGCTGATTTCGACGCTGGAAACCCCGATGATGCCGTTCTGGGTATGGCTGGCGTTCGATGAGACGCCGAGCGCCCGGGCGCTGACCGGCGGCGCGCTGGTGATCGGCGCCGTGATCGCTGACATCATCGGCGACAACCGGGGCGCGCAAAGCAGCCAGCCTAGACAGCGCCGTTCTGTTCGCAGCGAAACACCAGCGCGATCCGCAATAGCCGCACGATCGAGACGTTGCCCTTGCCGACCTCGATCTGGGCGACGTACCGCTCCGACAGGCCGGCGCGCTGCGCCAGTTCGCGGCGCGACATGCCGCGCAGCGTGCGCATCTCGCGCACCTTGCTGCCGAGCTGGGCAAGAAACTCGCTTTCGAACGGCAAACGGCCGTCTTTGTCATACGCCGGCGCGCCGGCGGACCGTCGGGCGGATGTTTCGATGTGGGATAGGCTTTCGCTGTGTGCCACGCTGGACCCTTTCGTTCGCCGATGATGGCGAAACGCAGCGGACGGCCGCATTGATCAGGATCAAATGGCCGCTGCCGTGGCCCCGGGCGCCTCACTCGCTCTTGATGCCGGCCTCGGCGATCAGCTTGCCCCATTTTGCGCTTTCGCTCTCGATGAATTTGGCGAAGGCGTCCGATGACGTCGGCGCGGGCTCGGCGCCGAGCACGCGGATCTTCTCGATGGCCGCGGGATCACTCAAGGCCTTGACGAAAGCCGCGTTCAGTTTGCCGACGATTTCGGCCGGCGTGCCGGCGGGGGCGACAATCCCGAACCAGCCGACGGATTCGAATCCGTTCAGGCCCTGCTCCGCCAACGGCGCAACGTCAGGCAGGAACACGACACGCTTGGCGGCCGAAACCCCGAGCGCCTGCAGCTTGCCTTCCCGGATCAACTGCTGCGACGCCGGGATATCCAGCACGGCGAGCGGAATGTGGCCGGCAAGAACGTCGGTCGCCGCCGGCGCGGTGCCGCGATAGGCGATCAATTGCACCTTGACGTCGGCCTTTTGTGCAAACAGCGCGGAGGTCAGATGCATCGCGGTGCCGTTGCCGCCATGACCGATCGACAGGGTTTGCGGCTGCGCCTTGGCCTTGGCGATGAGGTCCGCGACCGACGTCAGCTCCGATTTTTGCGACGCAACCAGCACGAAGGGGATTTCCGCCAGCAGGGTGACCGGCGTCAGGTCCTTAATCGGATCGAACGGCATTGCCGCGCGGTTGAGATGGGGATTGACCGTCAGCACGCCCGCGGCGGCGACGCCGATCGTGTAGCCGTCGGGAGCGGCCTGCGCCACCGCGCCGATGCCGATATTGCCGCCGGCTCCGGCACGGTTTTCGATCACGATCGGCTGGTGCAAATCCTCCGCCAGCACCGGTTGCAGCGCGCGAATCACGATATCGGCGCTGCCGCCGGGCGGGAACGAGACGATGATCTTGATCGGCTGGTCCGGATATGCGTTTGCTATATCAGCCGCAGACGGTGACAGTAGCGAGAGCACGACGATAAGGCCCAAAACAAGGCTCGAAGCTACGCCTTGCCGCATCGACCGAAACATTAGCGTCTCCCCGATGATTATTATGGTTATGGCCAGCAGTTATGCATGAACGTTCCAGCGCAGCAAGTGACAAGCCGGCCCGCGACAAGACCGCGAGCGACAATGTGAAAACCTCTGTTCTCGTGATCGGCGCCGGTCCGGTCGGACTGACGCTTGCGATGGACCTCGCGCAGCGGGGCATCTCCGTCACCGTGGTGGAGACGCGGTCCGCCGGCGAGCCGCCCAGCGTGAAATGCAACCATGTTTCGGCGCGATCGATGGAGACATTCCGCAGGCTGGGCGTGGCGCAGGCGCTGCGCGATACCGGACTGCCGGCGGATTATCCCAACGATTGCTCCTACCGCACCACGGCAACCGGCATCGAGCTCTCGCGCATCCTCATTCCGTGCCGGCGCGATCGCTACACCGCGACCGACGGGCCGGATACCGGCTGGCCGACGGCCGAGCCGCCGCACCGCATCAACCAGATCTACATGGAACCGGTGCTGTTCGCCCACGCATCAGGGATCGATGGGCTGCAGATTCTGAATCGCACCGCGTTCGAGGATTTCCGCGAGGAGGATGACGGCATTGTCGCGACGGTCCGGGACCTCGATAGCGGAACGGCCTTCCAAATCCATGCCGAGTTCATCGTCGGCTGCGACGGCGCGCGCTCGCTGGTTCGCAAGGCGATCGATGCCAATTTGCAGGGAACGCCGATCATCCAGCGCGTGCAATCGACCTATATCCACGCGCCCGCCTTGCTCGGCATGATGGATCATCCCGCCTGGATGACGCTGTCGCTCAATCCGCGCCGCTGCGGCACGGTGGTCGCGATCGACGGCCGTGAGAAATGGCTGATCCACAACCACCTCAACCGCGAAGACGAGACGTTTGAAACGGTCGACCGCGACGCCTCGATCCGCGCCATTCTCGGCGTCGGCCCCGACTTTCAATACGAGGTGCTGAGCAAGGAGGACTGGGTCGGCCGCCGCCTCGTCGCCGAACGCTTCCGCAAGGGACGCGCCTTCATCTGCGGCGACGCGGCGCATCTGTGGATGCCCTATGCCGGTTACGGCATGAATGCCGGGATCGCTGACGCCACCAACCTCGCCTGGTTGCTATCAGCCTATCTGGAAGGCTGGGCCGACATCAAAATCCTCGATGCCTATGAGGCCGAACGGCTGCCGATCACCGAGCAGGTGTCGCGCTTTGCGATGGAGATGGCAGGCAAGGTGCTGAGCCAGCGCCGCACCGTGCCTGCGGAAATCGAGCATCCGGGGCCGGAGGGCGATGCCGTCCGCAGGCAGGTGGGGCAAGCGGCCTATGATCTGAACGTGCAGCAATATTGCTGCGCCGGTCTCAATTTCGGGTACTTTTACGACCGCTCCCCGATCATTGCCTATGACGGCGCCGAACAGCCAGGCTTTACGATGGCGGATTTCACGCCGTCCTCGACGCCGGGCTGCCGGCTGCCGTTCGCAAGACTTGCCGATGGACGGGTGGTCTATGACGCGCTTGGGCCGGGCTACACGCTGTTGCGATACGATCCGGCCGTTACGGTTGCGCCGCTTGCCGAGGCCATGGGGGCCAAAGGCGTGCCGTTCGCGATTGTCGATGTACCCAGTGATCAAGCGCAGCCGCCTGGCGGCCGAAGGCTCATTTTAGCGCGCACCGATCAGCATGTCGCCTGGCGGGGTGACGCCATTCCTGACGATCCCGAGACGCTCGTGAGCAAGCTGCTCGGCCGAGCGCGTGAGGCCATCTCCGCCTGAAAAGGGCGATCGTCTGAAGCGGTATCCCTGGTCCTTACCTCTCCCGCCTGCGGGGAGGTCGGATCGCATCGTAGATGCGATCCGGGTGGGGGCTCTCTCCCCACGCGAAGCACGACTCGCGGCGGCACCCCCACCCCAGCCCTCCCCCGCAAGCGGGAGAGGGAGTCCGTTCACCGCACCGCGAACGGCGCCTGATAGGGCCGGCCGAACGGCACGCCGTTGACGACCGTCTGCACCGGCTTGAGCAGCAGCTTGCCCTCACGCTTGTTGTTGCGGGTGTCGACAAACGACGTCTGCCCCTCCACCAGCTCCAGGATCGCAACGTCGCCGGGGGCGCCGATCTGCAGCGTGCCGAGCTTCGGCGCACGATTGATGATCTTGGCGGGCGCGCTGGTCGCCATCGCCACCACCTGCTCCACCGTGTATCCGAGCAGGATGAACTTGCTCATGACGTTCGGCAGATACGGCATGCCCGGCGAATTGCCGGAGAAGACGTGGATGTCGGAAGAAATCGTATCCGGCCCGCAGCCGCCCGGAATCGCCACCTCCGCTACCGTGAAATCGAAGCTGCCACCGCCATGGCCGACATCGAACATCACGCCGCGCTGCTTGGCCGACAAAGCGGCTGGCAGCAGCTTGCCGTCCTGCACGATGTTGGTGAAGACGCCGGCGATGTTCGGCGCGCCGGAATAGGCGTGGGTGAGCACGTCGCCCGGCCGCAGCAGGTCGAGAATTTCCGACATCAGCTCCTTGGTCTCGACGCCGCCGATATGCACCATCATCTTGGCCGGCCAGCCGCACATCTCGCAGGCCTTGATCGAACGCTTCAGCGGCTCCAGCCCATGCTTGGCGATGACGTTTTCCGACATCCGGACTTTCACGCCGAGCAGGAAATCCGGATTTTCGGCCAGCGCCATCGCGCAGGCTTCGACCTGGGCATAGTCGATATTGTAGAGCTCGGCGACCGGGAAGCCGGACAGGCCGTTGTTGGCGATGTGGACGAAGGCGTACATCCGCGCCCGCGATTGCGCCACGATGTAGCGGCGCAGCGCCGCGAGATTGTTGACGCCGGCATCGCCCGCCGACACCACCGTGGTGGTGGCCTGTGCCTGCACCAGTTCATCGGCGGGAATGCCGATTGCCGAGCCGTAAGGGTAGACGTGGGAATGCAGATCGATCAGCCCGGGCGTTACCAGCTTGCCCGAGGCGTCGATGGTCTTGGCGGCGCGGGCTGCCGGAATGTCGTTCTCGACCGCTTCGACCACGCCCCAGCGGATGCCGATGTCGCGCTTGCCGCGGAGCGACTGGCTGGGATCGAGCACGTCGCCGCCCTTGATCACGAGGTCGA includes:
- a CDS encoding cation:proton antiporter, with the protein product MHELIRDITLCILFAWVLGLLAHFSRQPLILAYLIAGFFIGPFGMGWVKSQESINVISELGLIFMLFMIGLEIDLKKIVRAGKVILFAAGGQLIGGVVLGILFFIAIGLSMGSGHFDALYLCVACALSSTVIIVKVLYEKRELDTLPGRITLGVLVLQDIFAILFLAVQPSLDNLQVSVILLSIARVGVLVGVALVLSRYVLPWLFHQIARRPELILLGALAWCFLIGEIAERLHLSREMGSLVAGVSLSTFPYALDVTAKVTTLRDFFITLFFVSLGMTIPIPGASVIGLALTIAAFTVVSRMVTTFLPLYLMNQGLRASLLPAINLAQISEFSLVVIQTGALANHISKETSSAASFAFVVLAVLSTFVMGRSDQVTRGLIGLLKGIGLRDLDHKHEGEGGHEGGHGEARRIVILGFFRAASALVAEIERRNPPVLEQITVIDFNPLVFRTLTDRGMHVVYGDISNVDTLVHAGVAKAELIILSIPDSLLKGADNEKLVRHVRSLNPTAKIVATAEILAEVNDLYEAGADYVTVTRLSDAHELYTVIEAAQAGLLEDRRAETDTLLSERREVLP
- a CDS encoding DUF3124 domain-containing protein, with product MSILSAPAASTQPAGTIEQNFAASLTAVPSENLAVSGAFYVPVYSSVSMSQGKLRADFAVTLSVHNTSETRPLVLKRIAYFDTSGKMVESYLKAPVALKPFATVEVFIAANDVRGGTGANFVVDWAATGEIAEPAVEALMFGSVGAGHYAFISQGRPIRIIRN
- a CDS encoding PLP-dependent aminotransferase family protein, with protein sequence MSTATPFDFSALLPAGLPAPAARWTGLAKYSFVGGNNDPEQVPVDGLIEAVNAVLRREGKTLATYGLASGPQGYRPLREFLTTKLKRDAGISCTADDIMIVSGSLQALDLVNQTLLARGDTVLVEQETYQGALTRLTRLGVNAVGVPLDEHGMRMDALAAVLADHKRRGITPKYIYTIPTVQNPTGSILPEARRAEMLKLSQEYGVPIFEDDCYADLIWKGERPPAIYAMSQHGGVIHIGSFSKSIAPALRVGFIVAPWEMMSRMLALKTDAGSGALEQMVLAEYCAPHFATHVPKLTRGLRAKLDTLMEALNEQFGTAAEFEAPEGGIFLWVKLPDNVDTLKLYQAALAAGVAINPGPEWSTDKAYAGSRLRLCFASPSQEQIREGVAVLAEVCRKEFGVPARIANVEKRARS
- a CDS encoding tripartite tricarboxylate transporter substrate binding protein; the protein is MFRSMRQGVASSLVLGLIVVLSLLSPSAADIANAYPDQPIKIIVSFPPGGSADIVIRALQPVLAEDLHQPIVIENRAGAGGNIGIGAVAQAAPDGYTIGVAAAGVLTVNPHLNRAAMPFDPIKDLTPVTLLAEIPFVLVASQKSELTSVADLIAKAKAQPQTLSIGHGGNGTAMHLTSALFAQKADVKVQLIAYRGTAPAATDVLAGHIPLAVLDIPASQQLIREGKLQALGVSAAKRVVFLPDVAPLAEQGLNGFESVGWFGIVAPAGTPAEIVGKLNAAFVKALSDPAAIEKIRVLGAEPAPTSSDAFAKFIESESAKWGKLIAEAGIKSE
- a CDS encoding FAD-dependent oxidoreductase encodes the protein MHERSSAASDKPARDKTASDNVKTSVLVIGAGPVGLTLAMDLAQRGISVTVVETRSAGEPPSVKCNHVSARSMETFRRLGVAQALRDTGLPADYPNDCSYRTTATGIELSRILIPCRRDRYTATDGPDTGWPTAEPPHRINQIYMEPVLFAHASGIDGLQILNRTAFEDFREEDDGIVATVRDLDSGTAFQIHAEFIVGCDGARSLVRKAIDANLQGTPIIQRVQSTYIHAPALLGMMDHPAWMTLSLNPRRCGTVVAIDGREKWLIHNHLNREDETFETVDRDASIRAILGVGPDFQYEVLSKEDWVGRRLVAERFRKGRAFICGDAAHLWMPYAGYGMNAGIADATNLAWLLSAYLEGWADIKILDAYEAERLPITEQVSRFAMEMAGKVLSQRRTVPAEIEHPGPEGDAVRRQVGQAAYDLNVQQYCCAGLNFGYFYDRSPIIAYDGAEQPGFTMADFTPSSTPGCRLPFARLADGRVVYDALGPGYTLLRYDPAVTVAPLAEAMGAKGVPFAIVDVPSDQAQPPGGRRLILARTDQHVAWRGDAIPDDPETLVSKLLGRAREAISA
- a CDS encoding amidohydrolase/deacetylase family metallohydrolase — protein: MTGFSRRDFLGLTGAAAFAAMSGRADAAMGPNDKFDLVIKGGDVLDPSQSLRGKRDIGIRWGVVEAVENDIPAARAAKTIDASGKLVTPGLIDLHSHVYPYGSAIGIPADELVQAQATTTVVSAGDAGVNNLAALRRYIVAQSRARMYAFVHIANNGLSGFPVAELYNIDYAQVEACAMALAENPDFLLGVKVRMSENVIAKHGLEPLKRSIKACEMCGWPAKMMVHIGGVETKELMSEILDLLRPGDVLTHAYSGAPNIAGVFTNIVQDGKLLPAALSAKQRGVMFDVGHGGGSFDFTVAEVAIPGGCGPDTISSDIHVFSGNSPGMPYLPNVMSKFILLGYTVEQVVAMATSAPAKIINRAPKLGTLQIGAPGDVAILELVEGQTSFVDTRNNKREGKLLLKPVQTVVNGVPFGRPYQAPFAVR